In the genome of Hyalangium ruber, the window CCTCAAATAGGAACACGTCGGCGGATACGAGGGTCTCCCCCTCCAGATCGATCCGGGCGAAGGTGGGCACGAGCGTGCGCCACGGACCCAGCTGATTATCCGCCAGGGCCTCGACGAACTCCGAGAGGACGCTGTCTCCCGCAGCCGAGTCGGAGAGCACCTCCTCCGGAATGCGCATCAGCTCGGCCCAGGTGCCGGTGTTGAGGTAGCGGGCCTCGCCTCCGAGCATGGGCACGCGCTTGGCGAGGTGGGTGTGCCCGAACACGACGACGCGGAAGCCTCGCCTGGCCAGCGCCTCGGCGGGCTTCAGGTAGCGAGGGCTCTCCTCGGCCACGGCGAAGGTCTCATGCTGCTCCCGCACGTAGATCCGCAGTGCCTTGCGCAGGCGCCGCAGTTGCTCTCGGCGATCCTCGAACGTGCCGGCGCGGTAGAGCTCCCACCAGCTCTTCAGGTGCTCGCGAGCGCCGATCTCGTCATCGGAAGCACCGAGGAGTTCCTGTGCCTCCCGGAGCAGCAGCTCCTCTGTCTGCTCCGCCTCACCGGAGATCAGCTCGCGCTCCTCGGGCGCGCCGCTCTCATCCCGAGGAGTCCGGGTGCGCGCGGCCTGCCGCGCCATGCGCACGAGCTGCTGGAGCTTGAACATGGCCCCCGGATCGAGCACGGCGAGCAGGGGGATGGCCGCCTCGTTCTCGGGCTTGAGCAGATCGATGAAGGCATACTGCCGCTTGAGGCCATTCATCACCCCCACCACCAGCTCGCTGCCAGCGACGGTGCGCATGGGGGGAGGAGCCTCGCGGCGGGTGAGCGCGGAGCGCACGGCGCGCAGCGCATCAT includes:
- a CDS encoding metallophosphoesterase, giving the protein MSHRESLFVISDLHLGGDTGFQICTARGRRRLAAFIRGIPSQLSTGQHAHLVLAGDIVDFLAEQPFAAFTPEDSVATAKLARIMDHGDTADVWQALRELVSAGHSLTLLLGNHDLELSLPGPRRLLHQRIGHRGVEFLYDNQAFVRGPVLIEHGNRYDDWNVVPHDALRAVRSALTRREAPPPMRTVAGSELVVGVMNGLKRQYAFIDLLKPENEAAIPLLAVLDPGAMFKLQQLVRMARQAARTRTPRDESGAPEERELISGEAEQTEELLLREAQELLGASDDEIGAREHLKSWWELYRAGTFEDRREQLRRLRKALRIYVREQHETFAVAEESPRYLKPAEALARRGFRVVVFGHTHLAKRVPMLGGEARYLNTGTWAELMRIPEEVLSDSAAGDSVLSEFVEALADNQLGPWRTLVPTFARIDLEGETLVSADVFLFEEDGSVRPVGSRI